The Haloplanus salinarum genome includes a region encoding these proteins:
- a CDS encoding ArsR/SmtB family transcription factor, protein MEKALWYLLAGTRGGKNRARIIRLLDERPRNANQLHEELGLDYNSVRHHLDMLEDHDVIESGDQKYGRLYFLTDRFDRHRDRFEEITDHV, encoded by the coding sequence ATGGAGAAGGCACTCTGGTATCTGCTCGCCGGGACGCGCGGCGGAAAGAACCGCGCGCGGATCATCCGCCTCCTCGACGAGCGGCCGCGCAACGCCAACCAGCTACACGAGGAACTCGGCCTCGATTACAACTCCGTCCGCCACCACCTCGACATGCTCGAAGACCACGACGTGATCGAGAGCGGCGATCAGAAGTACGGTCGGCTCTACTTCCTCACCGACCGGTTCGACCGACACCGAGACCGGTTCGAGGAGATCACGGACCACGTCTAA
- the ddh gene encoding D-2-hydroxyacid dehydrogenase has protein sequence MPERPQLERLCVHESVSTKIPVEGFAEAFADLDVPVEVVGDDETFDRTDAVASFRPRDAFLDAGWVHCIRAGYDEFDTDAYEAEGVPLTNSTGIHDTTVGEIAVGYMVSLARMLHVYRDHQNENHWFEPDYERPFTVENERLCVVGLGTLGRGIAERADALGMDVVGVRRSQESVPGVSEIYHPDDLHEAIDGARFVAIAVPHTPETEGMFSTPEFEVMRDDAYLINVARGPIVDEDGLIEALDAGTIAGAGLDVFETEPLPEDNPLWDFEEVIISPHRGSATNRYHLDIADLVMEIFEQHRAGEELRNRVA, from the coding sequence ATGCCCGAGAGACCGCAGCTCGAACGACTCTGTGTCCACGAGTCTGTATCGACAAAGATCCCGGTCGAGGGGTTCGCCGAGGCCTTCGCCGACCTCGACGTGCCCGTCGAGGTCGTCGGCGACGACGAGACCTTCGACCGGACGGACGCGGTCGCGTCGTTCCGTCCCCGCGATGCCTTCCTCGACGCCGGCTGGGTCCACTGCATCCGCGCCGGCTACGACGAGTTCGACACCGACGCCTACGAAGCCGAGGGCGTCCCCCTCACCAACAGCACGGGCATCCACGACACGACCGTCGGCGAGATCGCCGTCGGCTACATGGTGTCGCTGGCCCGGATGCTCCACGTCTACCGCGACCACCAGAACGAGAACCACTGGTTCGAACCCGACTACGAACGGCCCTTTACCGTGGAAAACGAGCGGCTCTGTGTCGTCGGCCTCGGCACCCTGGGCCGCGGCATCGCCGAGCGCGCCGACGCCCTCGGGATGGACGTCGTCGGCGTCCGGCGCTCCCAGGAGTCGGTCCCCGGGGTCTCGGAGATCTACCACCCCGACGACCTCCACGAGGCCATCGACGGCGCGCGCTTCGTCGCCATCGCCGTCCCCCATACCCCGGAGACCGAGGGGATGTTTTCGACCCCCGAGTTCGAGGTCATGCGCGACGACGCCTACCTGATCAACGTCGCCCGCGGCCCCATCGTCGACGAAGACGGCCTGATCGAGGCCCTCGACGCCGGGACCATCGCCGGCGCCGGCCTCGACGTCTTCGAGACCGAACCCCTCCCCGAGGACAACCCGCTCTGGGACTTCGAGGAGGTCATCATCTCCCCGCACCGCGGCTCCGCTACCAACCGCTATCACCTCGACATCGCCGACCTGGTGATGGAGATCTTCGAACAGCACCGGGCCGGCGAGGAACTCCGCAACCGGGTCGCCTAG
- the csg gene encoding HVO_2072 family ArtA-dependent S-layer glycoprotein encodes MEPPAIATVLVTAFVVLSTVGVGVAVEGTETAANVPDAAAQISQTGGASALAPRGRWNPATSRGEIILDGGSYYRVYQGERDVDRWRRASDDADVTGASLIGEGGAAEGQVLDLSASIPRSQPVGRYSDSGLSALVVQPRVTSLRVLNRRGVELGADATVPRDSRLLLRADWNFAEAEDLQIDLVRDGVRYEREALSTDASSEQLAALPDGFARANLAREVQGSGTTGRPTAAWLFDCSDLDSGTYTLRVEGVDDLTEGAAARTMRVRIGSDASPTIGVDGRTVTRGEWSRYTVSGAEPGDYHAVSVDRSRLRSSSTDPAGLFRSVGDVVATGSTSRAVYAVLEIPESGRAVGAVDTGLLDTGRTSLRLHPARSSRADAVASVDSQPDGVRGVTVDVERGGLSTNVGDLTYTVGSEIDVRGTGEDADRVALYVRDGGDWYLLTLDGRATTRVDSDGVWEARRVVLSREGDGGRLLSIPGTYRLAVVDADALGSDPPRRVSRSEFDRLRSVQRNIRTVAPGLAARPITHGGEVADVDDVTVRGTAAGATEVAVVLVDERGGIRTERVRVDRDTTFEVTFAPDDLERGRVTALIATPGRDGRFGSGSVRTPDGTSITLDSVGDFLRYVESQRDRSLTGQQVLARIDGQVLTVAGGDDLAVRETFRLAGPRTTVTDVVPASTPDATGVLAVPPGETMLVRGATNRNPDDATVVVEVTEGPSAASFPLVTAPSWSADGVWTARLAVPSDATPGTYTLEVDDGENTFTRSVVVGRTRTPTPTTTPTERPTATATATPTATPTERPTATATATPTAAPTSGDGSGFGPLAFVTALLALAAAAVARRR; translated from the coding sequence ATGGAACCCCCCGCAATCGCGACGGTCCTCGTGACGGCGTTCGTGGTGCTGTCGACGGTGGGCGTCGGCGTCGCCGTCGAGGGCACGGAGACGGCGGCGAACGTCCCGGACGCGGCGGCACAGATCAGCCAGACCGGCGGTGCGAGCGCGCTCGCCCCGCGCGGACGCTGGAACCCGGCGACGAGCCGCGGCGAGATCATCCTCGACGGCGGCAGCTACTACCGGGTCTACCAGGGCGAACGCGACGTGGATCGGTGGCGCCGCGCCAGCGACGACGCCGACGTGACGGGGGCGTCGTTGATCGGCGAGGGCGGGGCCGCCGAGGGGCAGGTTCTCGACCTCTCGGCGTCGATCCCCCGCAGCCAGCCGGTCGGCCGGTATTCGGACTCGGGGCTGTCGGCGCTGGTCGTCCAGCCGCGGGTCACGTCCCTCCGCGTACTCAATCGCCGGGGCGTCGAACTCGGTGCCGACGCGACCGTCCCGCGCGATAGCCGCCTCCTCCTCCGGGCCGACTGGAACTTCGCCGAGGCCGAGGACCTGCAGATCGATCTGGTCCGCGACGGCGTCCGCTACGAACGCGAGGCCCTGTCGACCGACGCGTCGAGCGAGCAACTGGCCGCCCTGCCCGACGGGTTCGCGCGGGCGAATCTGGCCCGCGAGGTCCAGGGGTCGGGGACCACCGGTCGCCCGACCGCGGCGTGGCTATTCGACTGCTCCGACCTCGATTCCGGCACCTACACCCTGCGGGTCGAGGGCGTCGACGACCTCACCGAGGGGGCGGCCGCCCGGACGATGCGGGTTCGGATCGGCTCCGACGCGTCGCCGACCATCGGCGTCGACGGTCGGACCGTCACGCGCGGGGAGTGGTCGCGGTACACGGTCTCGGGGGCCGAGCCGGGCGACTACCACGCCGTCTCCGTCGATCGGAGCCGGCTCCGGAGTTCGTCGACCGACCCCGCCGGGCTGTTCCGCTCCGTCGGCGACGTGGTGGCGACCGGGAGCACGAGTCGGGCGGTCTACGCGGTCCTCGAAATCCCCGAGAGCGGGCGGGCGGTGGGCGCCGTCGACACGGGACTGCTCGACACCGGGCGGACGTCCCTGCGGTTGCACCCGGCCCGGTCGAGTCGCGCCGACGCCGTCGCGAGCGTGGACAGCCAGCCGGACGGGGTCCGCGGGGTTACCGTCGACGTCGAACGGGGCGGCCTCTCGACGAACGTCGGGGACCTCACCTACACCGTCGGCTCCGAAATCGACGTGCGCGGCACCGGCGAGGACGCGGACCGCGTAGCCCTGTACGTCCGCGACGGCGGCGACTGGTACCTCCTGACGCTCGACGGCCGTGCGACGACGCGGGTCGACTCCGACGGCGTCTGGGAGGCGCGGCGGGTCGTCCTCTCGCGGGAGGGCGACGGCGGTCGGCTGTTGAGCATCCCCGGCACCTACCGGCTGGCCGTCGTCGACGCCGACGCACTCGGGAGCGACCCGCCGCGACGGGTCTCCCGCTCCGAGTTCGACCGCCTCCGGAGCGTCCAGCGGAACATCCGCACCGTCGCGCCCGGCCTCGCCGCCCGGCCGATCACGCACGGCGGCGAAGTCGCCGACGTCGACGACGTGACCGTCCGCGGAACCGCCGCCGGCGCCACCGAGGTCGCGGTCGTCCTCGTCGACGAGCGCGGCGGGATCCGCACCGAGCGGGTTCGCGTCGACCGCGATACGACCTTCGAGGTGACGTTCGCGCCCGACGACCTGGAGCGTGGCCGCGTCACGGCGCTGATCGCGACCCCCGGCCGTGACGGCCGGTTCGGGAGCGGGAGCGTGCGCACGCCCGACGGGACGTCGATCACCCTCGACTCCGTGGGCGACTTCCTGCGCTACGTCGAGTCACAGCGCGACCGGAGCCTGACCGGCCAGCAGGTCCTCGCCCGGATCGACGGCCAGGTGCTGACCGTCGCCGGCGGCGACGACCTCGCAGTCCGGGAAACGTTCCGGCTGGCCGGTCCCCGGACGACGGTGACCGACGTGGTGCCGGCGTCCACCCCCGACGCGACCGGCGTCCTGGCCGTCCCACCCGGCGAGACGATGCTCGTCCGCGGGGCGACCAACCGGAACCCCGACGACGCCACCGTCGTCGTCGAGGTGACCGAGGGGCCGTCGGCGGCGTCGTTCCCGTTGGTGACTGCGCCGTCGTGGTCGGCCGACGGCGTCTGGACGGCGCGGCTGGCGGTGCCGAGCGACGCCACACCCGGCACGTACACCCTCGAGGTCGACGACGGCGAGAACACGTTCACTCGATCGGTGGTGGTGGGCCGGACGCGGACGCCGACCCCGACGACGACCCCGACGGAACGCCCGACCGCCACCGCCACGGCGACGCCGACGGCGACCCCGACGGAACGCCCGACCGCCACTGCCACGGCGACGCCGACGGCGGCGCCGACGAGCGGCGACGGCTCCGGCTTCGGTCCGCTCGCGTTCGTGACCGCGCTCCTCGCGCTGGCCGCCGCCGCGGTAGCTCGCCGGCGCTGA
- a CDS encoding molybdopterin-dependent oxidoreductase: MPVIPAAWRTRLPAAAVALASGVAALAGSYAVVGGASTFVAAPVANLTNTLAPAALVTFAITVLGDLGSDLAYASGLAATAALLGVVVAVGRAAATWAERPLFAPAAVGVAVGVVAAALTGAADSAVGAAVGAAVVATVADFGAGTGTGAAASPPDGSRRALLSGVAALAVAAVGVGGRRAFAPAEPVPTRPVPEDVAARLDDAAAKSLDVEGLEPLVSDNFYQVDIANVDPEPSREDWSLRIHGAVDAETTYDFSDVEAMNHDHRFVSLRCVGESLNGRKLDTALWTGVPLMDLLDPVDLQGEYVMLRAADGFYEEFPVAALEDGFLAVGMNGQPLPRGHGAPARALIPGHWGEINVKWLTEIEILDEPATGYWEERGWHGTGPVNTVAKLWATNRLADGRIEVAGPAYAGTRGIRTVEVSTDGGDTWTEADLSDPLPGEDVWRQWVHRYEATDPHEVVVRAVDDTGTLQPEDEADAFPSGPSGWVSESIDPDSL; the protein is encoded by the coding sequence GTGCCGGTGATCCCCGCCGCGTGGCGCACCCGCCTCCCCGCCGCCGCCGTCGCGCTGGCGAGCGGCGTCGCCGCCCTCGCCGGTTCGTACGCCGTCGTCGGCGGCGCGTCCACCTTCGTCGCGGCACCGGTCGCGAACCTGACCAACACGCTCGCCCCCGCGGCCCTCGTCACGTTCGCCATCACCGTCCTCGGCGACCTGGGGAGCGACTTGGCCTACGCGTCGGGACTGGCGGCGACGGCCGCCCTCCTCGGCGTCGTCGTCGCCGTCGGCCGGGCCGCCGCGACGTGGGCCGAACGCCCCCTGTTCGCGCCCGCCGCCGTCGGCGTCGCCGTCGGGGTCGTCGCCGCGGCGCTGACCGGAGCGGCCGACTCGGCGGTCGGCGCGGCCGTCGGCGCGGCGGTGGTGGCCACCGTCGCCGACTTCGGAGCCGGAACCGGGACCGGAGCCGCCGCGTCCCCCCCCGACGGCTCCCGACGCGCGCTCCTCTCGGGGGTCGCCGCCCTCGCCGTCGCCGCCGTCGGCGTCGGCGGCCGGCGGGCGTTCGCTCCCGCCGAGCCGGTTCCGACGAGGCCCGTCCCGGAGGACGTGGCCGCCCGCCTCGACGACGCCGCGGCGAAGTCCCTCGACGTCGAGGGGCTGGAACCGCTGGTCAGCGACAACTTCTACCAGGTCGACATCGCCAACGTCGACCCCGAGCCGTCCCGCGAGGACTGGTCGCTCCGGATCCACGGCGCCGTCGACGCGGAGACGACCTACGACTTCTCGGACGTCGAGGCGATGAACCACGACCACCGGTTCGTCTCGCTTCGCTGCGTGGGCGAGTCGCTCAACGGCCGGAAACTCGACACCGCGCTCTGGACGGGCGTGCCCCTGATGGACTTACTCGACCCCGTCGACCTCCAGGGGGAGTACGTGATGCTCCGGGCGGCCGACGGCTTCTACGAGGAGTTCCCCGTCGCGGCGCTCGAGGACGGCTTCCTCGCCGTCGGGATGAACGGCCAGCCGCTCCCCCGCGGCCACGGGGCGCCGGCGCGGGCGCTGATCCCCGGCCACTGGGGCGAGATCAACGTCAAGTGGCTCACCGAGATCGAGATCCTGGACGAACCGGCGACGGGCTACTGGGAGGAGCGCGGGTGGCACGGCACCGGCCCGGTCAACACCGTCGCGAAGCTCTGGGCGACCAACCGGCTCGCGGACGGCCGGATCGAGGTTGCCGGCCCCGCGTACGCCGGCACCCGCGGGATCCGGACCGTCGAGGTATCGACCGACGGCGGCGACACCTGGACCGAGGCCGATCTCTCCGACCCGCTCCCGGGCGAGGACGTGTGGCGACAGTGGGTCCACCGCTACGAGGCCACCGACCCCCACGAGGTGGTCGTCCGCGCTGTCGACGACACCGGCACCCTCCAGCCCGAAGACGAGGCCGACGCCTTCCCCAGCGGGCCGAGCGGGTGGGTGTCCGAATCGATCGACCCCGACTCGCTGTGA
- a CDS encoding MFS transporter — MSRIRSRAALAGVVFATLFAQVLLYPGIDTLVGALGATTDLDASMWFLAVEFAAFVLFAVPWGMASDAAGRRVPFVAAGAALGAVGYALLAVLPGALGLSFAAVLALRAFQGAAVVGAFSLSMTMLMDLEGSHGRNMGAAGIAIGLGTATGAPVGGALYGLGPFVPLYAASGVFLLVALCVPFVVDRAPASGERESPFAGLRRTPRLALPYCFGFADRLTAGFFSLVGTLYFRSVFDLSPGATGLTLALFFAPFALLQYPFGVVSDRIGRTLPIVGGSTLYGGAVILVGAVSSLRAAQAGMVLVGVLGALMVPATLALVTDLAAPADRGVAMAGFNIAGSVGFLVGIVAGGLVADAYGYRAAFLVVGGLEIALAAATLPAFRRFDVEAGVRGA; from the coding sequence GTGTCCCGGATCCGCAGTCGCGCCGCGCTCGCCGGCGTCGTGTTCGCGACCCTGTTCGCCCAGGTGCTCCTCTATCCGGGGATCGACACGCTCGTCGGCGCGCTCGGCGCCACGACGGACCTCGACGCGAGCATGTGGTTTCTGGCCGTCGAGTTCGCGGCGTTCGTCCTCTTCGCGGTCCCCTGGGGGATGGCGAGCGACGCCGCGGGTCGACGGGTCCCCTTCGTGGCCGCGGGGGCGGCCCTCGGCGCCGTCGGCTACGCCCTGCTCGCGGTCCTGCCGGGCGCCCTCGGCCTCTCGTTCGCTGCCGTACTGGCACTCCGGGCGTTCCAGGGCGCGGCCGTCGTCGGCGCCTTCTCCCTGTCGATGACGATGCTGATGGACCTGGAGGGCTCTCACGGCCGCAACATGGGTGCGGCGGGCATCGCCATCGGCCTCGGGACGGCCACCGGCGCTCCCGTCGGCGGCGCGCTCTACGGACTGGGGCCGTTCGTCCCCCTGTACGCCGCGAGCGGCGTCTTCCTCTTGGTCGCGCTCTGTGTGCCGTTCGTGGTGGATCGGGCGCCCGCGTCCGGGGAGCGGGAGTCGCCGTTCGCCGGCCTCCGCCGGACGCCGCGGCTCGCGCTCCCCTACTGTTTCGGCTTCGCGGACCGGCTCACCGCCGGCTTCTTCTCGCTGGTCGGCACCCTCTATTTCCGGTCCGTCTTCGATCTGAGTCCGGGCGCGACGGGGCTGACGCTCGCGCTGTTTTTCGCCCCCTTCGCGCTGCTCCAGTACCCCTTCGGCGTCGTCTCGGACCGGATCGGCCGGACCCTGCCCATCGTCGGGGGATCGACGCTGTACGGCGGGGCAGTGATCCTCGTCGGCGCCGTATCGAGCCTGCGGGCCGCCCAGGCGGGGATGGTGCTCGTGGGGGTCCTCGGGGCGCTCATGGTGCCGGCGACGCTGGCGCTGGTGACGGACCTCGCGGCCCCCGCGGACCGTGGCGTCGCCATGGCCGGATTCAACATCGCCGGGAGCGTGGGCTTCCTCGTCGGCATCGTCGCGGGCGGCCTCGTCGCCGACGCCTACGGCTACCGGGCGGCGTTCCTGGTCGTCGGCGGCCTCGAAATCGCACTCGCGGCCGCGACGCTGCCGGCGTTCCGCCGGTTCGACGTCGAGGCCGGGGTCCGCGGGGCCTGA
- a CDS encoding NAD(P)/FAD-dependent oxidoreductase encodes MTDIGIVGAGAAAAAATYVIDGALPDASITVFEKSGGLCGRAATRRRGDVTYDYGANYLKDDDDRVVDLVSTFDDGLVEVAGDIHVFDRSGTVSEGRDADERKWTYRTGLTRLAKHLFGATDATVHRRTRVERIARSDGAWTLTDDDGGTRGPFDVLLLNPPAPQTATLLETADWDAAARDDLLAATRDVDYRTVWTAVLGYPFELDRPYYALVNTDKEHDVGWVAREECKPGHVPDGESVLVVQANHEWSVERYDADPARNVADLADHAAALLDDERLADPAWTDHQGWRYALPESGLRRGARTPAEDAGCYVLGDWVAGEARLHAAVRNGLDTGERIVHAR; translated from the coding sequence ATGACCGACATCGGCATCGTGGGCGCGGGCGCGGCCGCCGCGGCCGCCACCTACGTCATCGACGGCGCGCTCCCCGACGCATCGATCACCGTCTTCGAGAAGTCGGGCGGGCTCTGTGGCCGCGCGGCGACGCGCCGCCGCGGCGACGTGACCTACGACTACGGCGCCAACTACCTCAAGGACGACGACGACCGGGTGGTCGACCTCGTCTCCACCTTCGACGACGGTCTCGTGGAGGTCGCGGGCGATATCCACGTCTTCGACCGCTCGGGGACGGTGAGCGAGGGGCGCGACGCCGACGAGCGGAAGTGGACCTACCGGACCGGCCTGACCCGCCTGGCGAAACACCTCTTCGGCGCCACCGACGCGACGGTCCACCGGCGGACCCGGGTCGAACGGATCGCCCGATCCGACGGCGCGTGGACCCTCACTGACGACGACGGCGGGACACGTGGCCCTTTCGACGTCCTCCTGTTGAACCCGCCCGCACCGCAGACGGCGACGCTCCTGGAGACGGCCGACTGGGACGCCGCGGCCCGGGACGACCTCCTCGCGGCGACCCGCGACGTTGACTACCGCACGGTGTGGACGGCCGTCCTCGGCTACCCCTTCGAACTCGACCGTCCGTACTACGCCCTCGTGAACACCGACAAGGAACACGACGTCGGGTGGGTCGCCCGCGAGGAGTGCAAACCCGGTCACGTCCCCGACGGCGAGTCGGTGCTGGTGGTGCAGGCGAACCACGAGTGGTCCGTCGAGCGCTACGACGCGGATCCGGCGCGGAACGTCGCCGACCTGGCCGACCACGCGGCCGCCCTCCTCGACGACGAGCGCCTGGCCGACCCCGCGTGGACCGACCACCAAGGCTGGCGGTACGCCCTCCCCGAGTCGGGGCTCCGCCGTGGCGCCCGCACCCCCGCCGAGGACGCCGGCTGCTACGTCCTCGGCGACTGGGTCGCCGGCGAAGCCCGCCTCCACGCCGCCGTCCGGAACGGCCTCGACACCGGGGAACGGATCGTCCACGCGCGCTGA
- a CDS encoding DUF2061 domain-containing protein, protein MSGGVTARTPRQARRRALVKTVCYRLSMVAVTVIVAWVVVGDVGDAVSVGLVANLVKTGTYYGYERVWDRISWGLIDA, encoded by the coding sequence ATGTCCGGGGGCGTCACCGCGCGAACGCCGCGGCAAGCGCGGCGTCGAGCGCTCGTGAAGACGGTCTGTTATCGGCTGTCGATGGTGGCTGTCACCGTCATCGTCGCGTGGGTGGTCGTCGGCGACGTCGGCGACGCCGTCAGCGTCGGCCTCGTGGCCAACCTCGTGAAGACGGGGACCTACTACGGGTACGAACGGGTGTGGGACCGGATCTCGTGGGGGCTGATCGACGCCTGA
- a CDS encoding MATE family efflux transporter, which produces MGARPFDALARALDRAGIIDPPRLRETFDLSWPRIVTGLAILSKSTVDLAMVGWDVGTAAVAGLAFANVYWQVGKYLGIGLAGGTVTLVSQAYGAGDSSRASATVAVSLAVTLLIATPIATLYAAFAPELVAVLGSDPEPLGHAATYLALVAPALLFEFPNLIASRTYAGVGDTVTPMLIRAGGALLNIAFSATLIFGYGLGVAGAALGTSLATGVVALVFAWGLAGRSYAGRGACPVAVTRSTLGFDGFAALTRRLLSVSAPLMARRTAEMLVAFPLVAIAATFGPAVVAAYEVARRVRTLLDSFSWGFSIAASTLVGQRLGAGDAADAEAYARAIVRLSATVYLVAGTLVFALSGHVAGLFVDDPAVIGVAGPFVAAAAVSVVFLGVDGSATGTLRGAGDTRYPFLVSLFGRYACALPLAALGLVTPLGAAALLGAMVVESAVPAALNVSRVRSNRWKAVGRAHVAAGASD; this is translated from the coding sequence ATGGGTGCGCGACCGTTCGACGCGCTCGCCCGGGCCCTCGACCGCGCCGGGATCATCGACCCGCCGCGTCTCCGCGAGACGTTCGACCTCTCGTGGCCCCGGATCGTCACCGGACTGGCCATCCTGTCCAAATCCACCGTGGATCTGGCGATGGTCGGCTGGGACGTGGGGACGGCGGCCGTCGCCGGTCTCGCCTTCGCCAACGTCTACTGGCAAGTGGGCAAGTACCTCGGCATCGGCCTCGCGGGCGGGACGGTCACCCTCGTCTCGCAGGCCTACGGCGCCGGGGACTCGTCGCGGGCCAGCGCGACCGTCGCCGTCTCCCTCGCCGTCACGCTCCTGATCGCGACGCCGATAGCGACCCTCTATGCCGCGTTCGCGCCCGAACTCGTGGCTGTCCTCGGCTCCGACCCCGAACCGCTGGGGCACGCGGCCACCTACCTCGCCCTCGTCGCGCCGGCGCTCCTGTTCGAGTTCCCGAACCTGATCGCCAGCCGAACCTACGCGGGCGTCGGCGACACCGTGACGCCCATGCTGATCCGCGCGGGCGGTGCCCTGCTGAACATCGCCTTCTCGGCGACGCTGATCTTCGGGTACGGCCTCGGCGTCGCCGGCGCCGCCCTCGGCACCTCGCTCGCCACGGGCGTCGTCGCCCTCGTCTTCGCGTGGGGACTCGCCGGCCGGTCGTACGCCGGCCGCGGCGCGTGCCCCGTCGCCGTCACGCGCTCGACGCTCGGGTTCGACGGCTTCGCGGCCCTGACCCGCCGGCTGCTCTCGGTCTCCGCGCCACTGATGGCCCGCCGCACCGCCGAGATGCTCGTCGCCTTCCCGCTGGTCGCCATCGCGGCCACCTTCGGTCCCGCCGTCGTCGCCGCCTACGAGGTGGCCCGGCGGGTCCGAACCCTCCTCGACAGCTTCTCGTGGGGCTTCTCCATCGCCGCGAGCACGCTCGTCGGCCAGCGCCTCGGCGCCGGCGACGCGGCCGACGCCGAAGCCTACGCCCGTGCCATCGTCCGCCTCTCGGCGACGGTGTATCTCGTCGCCGGCACGCTCGTCTTCGCGCTCTCGGGGCACGTCGCCGGCCTGTTCGTCGACGACCCCGCCGTGATCGGCGTCGCCGGCCCCTTCGTCGCCGCCGCGGCCGTCAGCGTCGTCTTCCTCGGCGTCGACGGCTCCGCCACCGGAACCCTCCGGGGTGCGGGCGACACCCGCTACCCCTTCCTCGTCTCGCTGTTCGGCCGGTACGCCTGTGCGCTCCCGCTCGCGGCGCTCGGCCTCGTGACGCCCCTCGGCGCCGCCGCCCTACTCGGGGCGATGGTCGTCGAATCGGCGGTGCCCGCCGCCCTGAACGTCTCCCGCGTGCGGTCGAACCGCTGGAAGGCCGTCGGCCGGGCACACGTCGCCGCCGGCGCGAGCGACTAA
- a CDS encoding thiamine pyrophosphate-requiring protein produces MNVTDAVAEILAEEGVDHLIGFPSNPLFDDDAAEEAGIRPIVVRQERTGAHILDGIARITSGDQVEAFACQHGPGTENSVGGIAQAYAESAPIVALPAGYSRAKTNTDPKFSSLINYQAVTKTTEQLTDPEATGETIRRAFQAARNGRQRPGLVEIPKDVFYEEVDDIDYEPTSSTRSGPDPEAVSDAADALLSADLPVINAGQGVHYAKAWEPLKELAELLEAPVATTLNGKSAFPEDHPLSLGAGSKSEPRQLNHFVHEADVLFGIGCSFTKTAYGITPPTEDNTLIHSTNDPGDVDKDYKSDLAVIGDAKLVLEAIVDEIHSRIDDTDFGRYDDVTAEIAAIESEWRDDWADVLESDETPINPYRVVHELNETVDKEEVVATADAGNARDFMAPFFEVTEPLSYLGWGKTTQLGYGLGLMMGAKLVHPEKVCVHVMGDGAIGMTGMDFETAVREDIPVLEIVLNNFEMASYDTPFSGHYADFAESMGGYGERVEDPANVADAIERGVEKTKEGTPVLLEFLTDKYTELSRPDLE; encoded by the coding sequence ATGAACGTAACAGACGCAGTCGCGGAGATACTGGCCGAGGAAGGTGTCGATCACCTGATCGGATTCCCGAGCAACCCCCTGTTCGACGACGACGCCGCCGAGGAGGCGGGCATCCGCCCCATCGTCGTCCGGCAGGAGCGAACCGGCGCCCACATCCTCGACGGCATCGCCCGGATCACCTCCGGGGACCAGGTCGAGGCGTTCGCCTGCCAGCACGGGCCGGGGACGGAGAACTCGGTGGGCGGGATCGCCCAGGCCTACGCCGAGTCGGCGCCCATCGTCGCGCTCCCGGCGGGCTACTCGCGGGCGAAGACGAACACGGACCCCAAGTTCAGTTCGCTCATCAACTACCAGGCGGTCACGAAGACGACGGAGCAGTTGACCGATCCCGAGGCGACCGGGGAGACGATCCGGCGGGCGTTCCAGGCGGCGCGAAACGGGCGCCAGCGGCCGGGTCTGGTCGAAATTCCGAAGGACGTCTTCTACGAGGAGGTCGACGACATCGACTACGAACCCACGTCGTCGACACGCTCTGGGCCGGACCCCGAGGCCGTCTCCGACGCCGCGGACGCGCTGCTTTCCGCCGACCTGCCGGTCATCAACGCCGGACAGGGCGTCCACTACGCGAAGGCCTGGGAGCCCCTGAAGGAACTCGCGGAACTGCTGGAGGCGCCCGTGGCGACCACGCTCAACGGCAAGAGCGCCTTCCCCGAGGATCACCCGCTCTCGCTCGGCGCGGGGTCGAAGAGCGAACCCCGTCAGCTCAACCACTTCGTCCACGAGGCCGACGTCCTCTTCGGCATCGGGTGTAGCTTCACCAAGACCGCGTACGGCATCACGCCGCCCACGGAGGACAACACCCTCATCCACTCGACGAACGACCCCGGCGACGTGGACAAGGACTACAAGTCCGACCTCGCGGTCATCGGCGACGCGAAACTCGTCCTCGAGGCCATCGTCGACGAGATCCACAGCCGGATCGACGATACCGACTTCGGCCGGTACGACGACGTGACCGCGGAGATCGCGGCGATCGAATCCGAGTGGCGCGACGACTGGGCCGACGTGCTCGAATCCGACGAGACGCCGATCAACCCCTACCGGGTCGTCCACGAACTGAACGAGACGGTCGACAAGGAGGAGGTCGTCGCCACCGCCGACGCCGGCAACGCCCGCGACTTCATGGCCCCCTTCTTCGAGGTGACCGAACCGCTCTCCTACCTCGGCTGGGGCAAGACCACGCAGCTCGGCTACGGCCTCGGCCTGATGATGGGCGCGAAGCTCGTCCACCCCGAGAAGGTCTGTGTCCACGTCATGGGCGACGGCGCCATCGGCATGACCGGCATGGACTTCGAGACGGCCGTCCGCGAGGACATCCCGGTCCTCGAAATCGTCCTCAACAACTTCGAGATGGCGAGTTACGACACGCCGTTCTCGGGCCACTACGCCGACTTCGCCGAGTCCATGGGCGGCTACGGCGAACGCGTCGAGGACCCCGCGAACGTCGCCGACGCCATCGAACGCGGCGTCGAGAAGACCAAGGAGGGCACGCCGGTCCTGCTCGAGTTCCTCACCGACAAGTACACCGAGCTCTCGCGGCCCGACCTCGAGTAG